Genomic DNA from Ilyobacter polytropus DSM 2926:
ATCATAACTGAAGGGCACAGTTTCTCTACACCTGCTGCAAGTAATGCAACACAGGCAGGAAGGGATAAAAACAGAAGAATAGAGGTAGTTATAAAAAAATAATTATTTCATTCAGAGGTTTCTATAGCAAAACTATAGAAACCTTTTTTACTTATATTTTTTCAATACAAAAATACCATTACTAGTATAGATTATAGGGAGGAAAATTGTGCTTTTAGAGTTTGAAGGTATATTACCAAAGTTAAATGAAAAAACATTTGTGGCAGAAGGAGCAAAAGTAATAGGAGATGTAGAAATGGATGAGTTTTCAAGCATCTGGTTCAACTGCGTAGCAAGAGGAGACGTGTCTAATATATATGTGGGAAAATATTCTAATGTACAGGACAACTCAGTCTTACACGTGGCAGACAACAAACCTTGTATTATAGGGGATTATGTAACAGTAGGTCACAATGTCGTTCTTCACGGGTGTGAAATAGAGGATCATTGCCTTATAGGAATGGGATCCACTGTACTCACAGGGGCAAAAATAGGTCGTGGGAGTATAGTCGCAGCTGGGGCACTTGTAAAAGAAAATCAAATTGTTCCACCAAACTCCCTTGTGGCAGGAGTGCCAGGTAAGATAATCAAAACTGTAGAAAACCAGTGGGACAGTATACATTCCCAGGCTGTAAAATATAAAACCCTCTGGACAAAAAGATATGGTATTATGCCCGACGCCGATGGCGAAGTCTACGGCGGTGAAAAAATAGTCTGATCTTTTGATAAGTAATTTTACCGTTTTTCGTAACAAGGGTACTTTTTAACCATATTTAATTTTTTTAATTTTTATCAAACAACACTCCTCCAGCCTTTGTTAAAAGTCTGTAAATAGTACAAGTTGTAAAGAGTGTGTTGTATACTGATCATTTATCGACCTTTTAGAGAATAAAATAAGTTCGTTTTTTACTCATAATAATATAGACGAATTCTCTAAAAACAGTTATAATATATTTTGTAGAGTTAGGTCGATAGATATTTTTATAACTAAATATATTTACAATATAGGAGGTATTGCTTTGAAAAAAATAGCCATATTAACGAGTGGAGGAGACGCTCCTGGAATGAATGCTGCAGTAAGAGCCGCAGGTAAATTCGCCCTTAATACTGACCTGGAAGTATACGGAATAAAAAGAGGATACTTAGGTATGCTAAATGATGAAATATTTAAAATAAGCTCTCAAGACCTTGGAGGAATAATAGACAGAGGTGGTACTTCGCTTCTTACTGCAAGATGTCCAGAGTTTAAGGACCCGAAAATAAGGGCAATTGCTGCTGAGAATCTAAAAAAGAGAGGTATTGACGGACTAATAGTTATAGGAGGAGACGGATCTTTCCACGGTGCTGATCTTCTTTCAAAGGAACACGGTATAAAAGTAATCGGTATTCCTGGAACTATCGATAACGATATCGCTGGTACCGACTATACAATAGGTTTTGACACATGTCTAAATACTATTCTAGATGCTATACAAAAGGTAAGGGACACTGCTACTTCTCATGAGAGAACTATCCTTATAGAGGTAATGGGAAGAAATGCCGGAGACCTTGCTCTTTACGCTTCTATGGCTGGTGGGGGAGATGGAATATTGATCCCTGAGCAGGACAATCCTATCGAAGTGTTGGCTTATCAGATACAACAGAGAAGAAGAAGAGGTAAACTTCATGATATTATCCTAGTTGCTGAAGGAGTAGGATCAGCTCATACTGTTGCAGAAGAATTAAAGAAAAAAGTACATACTGACGTAAGAATCGTAGTGCTTGGTCATGTACAAAGAGGAGGTACTCCATCAGGGTTTGACAGAGTACTTGGTACAAAAATGGGCGCTAAGGCTGTACAACTTCTTTTAGAAGAAAAAGGATGTCTAATGATCGGTATAGAGGGTAACCAGATAGTTACTCACCCTATTGAATATGCTTGGGAAGGTCAGAGAAGAAACCATATGGAAGACTATGAATTAACTCAAGTCTTATCAAAATAAAACTAATATAATTTTTAAACAGAGATTCCAAAGGAGTCTCTGTTTTTTTATT
This window encodes:
- a CDS encoding gamma carbonic anhydrase family protein, which codes for MLLEFEGILPKLNEKTFVAEGAKVIGDVEMDEFSSIWFNCVARGDVSNIYVGKYSNVQDNSVLHVADNKPCIIGDYVTVGHNVVLHGCEIEDHCLIGMGSTVLTGAKIGRGSIVAAGALVKENQIVPPNSLVAGVPGKIIKTVENQWDSIHSQAVKYKTLWTKRYGIMPDADGEVYGGEKIV
- the pfkA gene encoding 6-phosphofructokinase, which encodes MKKIAILTSGGDAPGMNAAVRAAGKFALNTDLEVYGIKRGYLGMLNDEIFKISSQDLGGIIDRGGTSLLTARCPEFKDPKIRAIAAENLKKRGIDGLIVIGGDGSFHGADLLSKEHGIKVIGIPGTIDNDIAGTDYTIGFDTCLNTILDAIQKVRDTATSHERTILIEVMGRNAGDLALYASMAGGGDGILIPEQDNPIEVLAYQIQQRRRRGKLHDIILVAEGVGSAHTVAEELKKKVHTDVRIVVLGHVQRGGTPSGFDRVLGTKMGAKAVQLLLEEKGCLMIGIEGNQIVTHPIEYAWEGQRRNHMEDYELTQVLSK